CCGGCACATCATCCATATCGAGATGGCCCATACGCCGCATCTGGTCGGTGATAACCGCAGACTTCCACTTCAATTGCCCCGGCAGCGAGACATGGATCAAATCGGCACCGCCGACTCCCCCACCTTGCGCCAACGGACCGGCGAGCGGCCACAGCGGTTCAACCCGATCCTCCGAGGCTTCCACGACGTCAACGACCTCACCCGTCCAGAACCGGTCGTCGCGATTGTGTGGCTCGTCCAGTTCGATCGTGTCCAGCTCGCCGGGCAGCGCGAACCGTACGAAAACCACCCGCCCGTCGATATGGGCGACGCAGCGCCCCTGGTCGGCGTAACGTTCGATACGTACTGTGGCTTGCATATTAACCTCTGCTTCTAAAAATTCAATAACGACACGGGAAATATGAGATTCCGTGTCTAACCATTCATTTTGTACGGCATATTGCCGCCGATATTAATGAGTATCGAAGCAGCATATCCCCACGACTGGAATCCCAGTCTATCGTTCACCCTCGCCTACGGCTTTCGCGCCATTTCTAGATTTCGCGATAATCTCAGTTCATCGTATCCGTAACAGTTGTTGCCTCCGCGTCGCCGGCAATGCCTTCATTTTTTGTATGAACACTGGCATCAATATCGGCTTTCCCGTCGTTTGCTTCTGCGCTTGCGTCTACCACGACTGCATCATCATCGTCGTCTTCGCCATCGCTGTCTTCTGACTTGAATTTGGGATGGTGCCTCATCGGGTCGGCAATCAGCAGATACGAAACCCAAATCGCCAACGCCCAGAACGGCAGGCCCATCAAAAGACGCGTCGTCCCGAGCCAAGTGACGTGGTTGGTGAGGTAGAGCGGGACCTGCACCACCAGCCGCAGGGCGAAAACACCGACCCACATGGCAGTGACGATATCGTAAGCACGCATAAGCTTCCGGTCGCCCCGCCAATCGGCCAGCCAAGCGCGGAAATGCTCGGTGGGCAGCGAACGGATGAACTCAACCAGAAAGCCGACTCCGGGGACACGAATGGCCAAGGTGATGACAAGGACGACAATATAAATGCTGTTGGTAAGGAACCCGTACATATAGTAGTTGCGGGCCTCATGCGTATTCCAAGCCCAGATCAGGCAGATGGCGATGGAAATCAGCCCGGCCAGCGCGCCAAGCACTGTCTGGCGTTGGAAAAGACGCACCACGACCAGCAGCACGGCCAACACTGCCGAAACGATAATCGTCATTTTCAGGTCGGAAGTAATGACGAACATGACTACGAAGACGAAACCGGGCAGCATCGACTCGACGACACCACGAATGCCGCCGATGGCGTCAATGACGGAAAAATCCTCGCCGTTGCCCGCTGCAGCCAGCGCTGCGAATCCCTGACGCTTCTTCGTTTCTGTCATGATTCCCTATTCGTTTCGTTATCAGATCTATTGTCTCTCGCTATCGTTCTATCCCGATATCGCCCGATATTCGCAATTACCGGCGCCCATATCGTTGCCATCAAAATTGCGAGAGAACTACGTTCCGATAGTTTTTATTTTTCATTTCGTTGATGCCCGTACATAATTCGCCGGCCCGCCCGCAAAGGCAAACCGGCGAATCGAAAAGCGAGCGAATCAGCGCAGTTCCGAGAACATCGGGCCACGTGAAATCGTGGTCTGTACCTCAGTCTGCTGATCGGCGACGAACGGGCCCTTGATGCGCTTGGGAATCTTGTGGCCCTTATCGTCTTTTTCGGCTTCAGCGGCGGCTTCGTCGGCCTTGCGACGCTCCTCGGGAGAAACTGGGGCATGCATCGGGATGACGTCACGCGGCGCGAGCGGTTCTTCGCCGCGGTCGACCACGATATCGGAGAAGAACTGGTTCAGCGCTTTGGTCTCGGGACTTTCCGGGTGGGTAGCGGCACGTCCGGAGAAGATGCCGCGAAGCATCCAACGCGGACCGTCGACGCCGACGATGCGGGTGATGAGCTTTTTACCACCCTTGACGACGACCGGCAGCTTGATTTCAGTGCCGAAAATGCCAGGTTCCTTGCTGGCTTTGGGATTGGCGGCGAGCAGGTCCTCCCTCACCCCGTCCCAAAGGCTCAAGGTCTTCGGGGCCGCAAGCGCTTCGATCTCCAGGCTGGAAGTCTTGTAGGAAATGGTGCAGCCGAGCACCTGGCCGCTGGCACGATTGGCCTTCACACGCAGTTCGATGCCGGGCATGAAAGGCAGGTAATAGGCACCCATATCGAGGTATTCGTCGTAATTCGGCGCTTCCTCCTCTTCGATGTCCCACGGACCGTACAGTTCGCCGCGGTCCGGGTATTCCTCGCGCGGCTCGTCGGGAACCTTGTGCTCGTCCGCCGCGTCCTCGTCAGCGTCTTCATCCTCGTCGGAATCCGTTTCCGTATCCTCGGATTCTGCACTTTCACTATCTTTGGCGGCGTCTTCGTCAGCATCGGTGCCGTTATCTTCGGCCTCTGCAGCTGAATCCTCGTCCTTCGCCTCGGTATCTTTCGCCTTTTCCTCGGCCTCGTCATCGTCTTTGTTGTGTTTCTTTTTGCCGAATCCGAACAATCCCATAGTTCCTCGTTTCAAAACCTAAAATGATGCTTCAAGCCTATCACCCGGGTTGCACCCCAGTATGGCTCTCATTTTTTGAAGCGTTTTAAAAAATGAGAGCCAAATGAACATTCACTTTTCCATCACATTACCGACAAACCTAAGAGTCACAACGATTCATAGGAGTATGCCGATAGCAAAATGTTCACTTTGACTCTCATTTTTTAAACGCCTGAAAAAAATGGGAGTCTATATCTTATACACCACACTCAGCGGCGCGTGATCCGACCAGCGGGTGTCGTAGGAGGGGGCGCGGTCGATGTCGAATGACACGGCCTTTTGCGCCAGACCCGGCGTGGCCAGCTGGTAGTCGATCCTCCAGCCGACGTTATTGTCGAAGGCACGTCCGCGCTGGCTCCACCACGTGTAGGGGCCCTGCACGTCGCCTGCGAGATTTCGCATCACGTCAACGAAACCGCATTGCGCAGGGTCGAGCCACTTGTCGACGTAGGCACGTTCGGCGGGCAGGAATCCGGAATGTTTCTCGTTAGCCTTGGCGTTTTTGATATCCAATGGGGTGTGAGCGATGTTCATATCGCCGCACAGCAGCGCCTGACGCCCGCCTTTTTCGGCCTCGTCGCGCAGCTGCTCCATACGCTCGAGCATGCGGTCGAGGAAACGGTATTTCTGGGTCATCTTGTTGGGGTCATCGGTGTTGCCGGCATGTACGTAGACGCTGGCCACGGTAAGTTTCATACCCTTAGGCGTGGTGATGTCGGCCTCGATCCACCGGCCGGAATCCACGTCGTCGCTCAAGTCCATCAGCCCGTAGCGCTGTTCTTCGATTTTCAGGTCCGAAAGCAGCCCGACACCGGCACGCCCTTTGATACGGCAGACCTCGTCCATCCGTCCCAGCCCGTCGGCGGCATCCACTTTGCCGGCTTTCTCATATCCTTTAGCCATGGCATCGAAAATTGGGTCGATCTCCTCCTGCGGGGCGCGCACCTCCTGCATGCACCAGATGTCGGGGGTATTGGCGTCGGCCCAGTCGAGAACGCCTTTGCGTTTGGCCGCACGGATGCCGTTGAGATTCGAAGTAGTCACTGTTATGCTCATGGTCCCGACGATACACGCTTGCGTGGTCGCGACGGGCACAACTTTACGTTCGTTTGCAGAATATGAAAATCCCGCCACGTAAGGTGACGGGATTAATAGAACCTTCTATCGGATTTATCGGCGAATCTCAAGCTTCGTTAACGAGCCCGAGGCCCACCGAAACGAACCTCAGTCCAAGCCGAGCTTCAGATGGCCGCCAGGAATCGCGTCAAGCAGATCCTTGGTGTACTGCTTCTGCGGATGGTCGAAGACCTCGTCGGTGGTGGCATGCTCGACGAGCTTGCCCTTCTGCATCACCACGACCTCGTCGGCGATCTGACGAACCACCGCCAAATCATGGGTGATGAAGAGGTAGCTCAGGCCACGCTCTGCCTGCAGATCGTTCAAAAGTCGCAGCACCTGATCCTGCACCAGCACGTCCAAAGCGGAGACGGCTTCATCACAGACGATGACATCGGGGTTCAACGCCATGGCACGTGCCACGGCGATACGCTGACGCTGGCCGCCGGAAAGTTCGTTCGGGTAACGTTGCATCACCGACTGCGGCATCTTCACAAGGTCGAGCAGTTCGCGCACGCGTTTCTCACGGCTCTTCTTGTCGCCGATCTTGTGGATGCGCAGCGGCTCCTCGATGGAGCGGTAGATCGAATACATCGGGTCAAGCGAGCCGTACGGGTTCTGGAAGACCGGCTGCACGTGCCTGCGGAAGTCCAGAAGCGACTTGCCTTCGAACTCGCTGATGTCCTTGCCTTCGTAGGTCACGGTTCCGCTGGTCGGCTTCAGAAGCTTCAGCACCATGTTGGCCACGGTGGATTTGCCGGAGCCGGATTCGCCCACGATCGCGAGCGTGGTACCGCGCTTGACCGAGAACGACACGTCGTCGACGGCCTTGAACATTTCCTTCTTGCGCGGAAGTTTGAATTCCTTGGTCAAGTGGCTCACCGTGATGATGTGCTCACTTTTTTCAAGCGTTTCCTCGCCCTTGACATGATGTTCCATCAGGGAATCGGCGTTTTCGCCGTGTTCCTTGGCGGAGATGATGCGCTGCGAGGCCAGCGACGGCGCCGCCGCCACCAAGCGCTTGGTGTAAGGATGCTGCGGGTGCTGAAGCACCTCGAGCGAAGGACCGGATTCGACGACCTGACCCTTGTACATCACGACGATGTGCTGGGCGCGTTCGGCGGCCAGACCCAAGTCGTGGGTGATGAAGAGCACTGCCGTGCCGAGCTCGTCGGTCAGGGTGTGCAGGTGGTCGAGAATCCTCTTCTGCACGGTGACGTCGAGGGCGCTGGTGGGTTCGTCGGCGATCAGCAGATCGGGCCGGCAGGCCAGGCCGATGGCGATGAGCGCGCGCTGCAGCATGCCGCCTGAGAATTCGTGTGGATACTGGCGGGCACGGGTCGCCGCATCGGGCAGACCGGCCTCTTGAAGAAGGCCTGCGATACGGTCGGTCATGGTGCTGCCGAGCACGTACTGCTTGGCGATTCCCCACGCCTTGTCGTCGCTCACGCCGGCCTTGATCAGGTCATCGGCCACGCGCCAACGGGTTTCCGAACCGGGAACCCATTCGGCCGTGAAATAGTCCATCTTCTTCTTGGCTTTGTCGTCACTCACACCTGCCTCGGCAAGTGCCGCTTGCGCGGCCTTGAGCAGGTCGGGAAGTTCTTTGGAGCCGATGAAGGTCTCGTCGTCCTCGCTTTTCACCGCGACTTCGCCGCCGGCCAACGCCTTGGCCAGCTTCGAGCGCTTCTCGTGCGAGATGTCCATGTGGTTGGCTTTCAAAGCCTCTTCCACCTGGGTGCCGATACGCCAGACAGGGTTCAGGTTGCTCATCGGATCCTGCGGGACCAGGCCCATCTTGTCGCCGAGGATCTGCTCATACTGCTTGCGCGTATAGTGCGAGATCTCCTCGCCTTCCAGCTTGATGGAGCCGCCAACAACATGGCCGGTGCCGGGCAGAAGACCCAGAACGGCCATGGCCGACGTGGACTTGCCCGAACCGGATTCGCCTACGATTGCCACCCACTGGCCCGGGTAGACGTTGAAGGAGGCGTCACGCACCGCGTGTACCGCGCGCTTGTCGCCGGTGGTGAAGTCGACCTTGAGATCCTTGACCTCGAGAATCGGCCCCTGCTCCTTCTGCATTTCGAAGAGTTTGTCGTTCTTTTCGTTTTCGCTATTCATTTCGCTCATCGTGTTTTCCTCCGCACTCACGCCGTACGGCTCTTGGGGTCAAGCGCGTCCTTGACGGCATCGCCCATCATGATGAAGGCGAGCACCGTAATGGCCAGCGCGGCCGACGGATAGAAGAGAACCGAGGGGTCGGTGCGCAGGATGGTTTGCGCATTGGAGATATCGCCGCCCCAGCTCACGGTGGTGCTCGGCAGGCCGATACCAAGGAAGCTCAGCGTCGCTTCGGAAACGATGTAGGTGCCCAGCGAGGTGGTGGTCACCACGATGATCGAGGCCATCGAGTTGGGCAGGATATGCCGCATCAGGTTGCGCCACGGCGTGGAGCCCAGCGCGGTGGAAGCCGTGTTGAACTCAAGGTTCTTGGTTTCCATCACCGCTCCTCGCGATATTCGCGCGGTCTGCGTCCAGCCGAACAGCGTCAGGACAAGCACGATCTTCCATACCGACCCGGAGGTGCGGAACATCTGCAGCACGACGATGGCGCCGAGCAGCAGCGGGATGGCCATGAAGATGTCGGTGAAACGGCTCAGCACCGCGTCGATCCAGCCGCCGAAGAAGCCGGCGAGGGCGCCGATCAGGGAGCCGACGACCATGACCAGGAGCGTGGTCAGGATGCCGACGCTCAGCGAGGTGCGGGTGCCGTAGACGGTGCGGGTGAAGACGTCGCAACCCTGGGTGTCATAGCCGAAGGGATGGCCGGGACTGCTTTTGTCGAGGGAATGTTCCAGCTGGCAGAAATTGGGGTTCTGGCGAGTGAAGACGCCCGGGAACAGCGCCACGAAGATGACGCAGAGAATCAATATCGCCGCCACGATGAACAGCGGGTTCTTGCGCAACGTCCTCCACGCATCGGCCCACATGCTGGTGGCGGGTGCCGATTCGTCGACCGAATCGACATCCTGCAGCTTCACTGCATCGGCAGGCGCCACATAACGTTCCTGCCCGGGAAGCACACGGGAATTGGCCATAGTAGTTTCTGAATTCTTGTCGCTCATTTGGTCTCCTCCCTTACTCACGCGTACCTGATACGCGGATCAAGCGCCGCGTAAAGCATATCGACGATCAAGTTGCATACCACGAATATCAAGGTCAGCAGAGTAACGATGGAAACGACCATGTTGCTTTCGCCCTTGAGGATGCTCTGGTAAGTCAGGAACCCGATGCCGTGCACGTTGAAGATCGTTTCGGAAATCATCGCGCCGCTCATGAGCGCACCCAAGTCCTGCCCAAGGTAGGTGACCACGGGAATCAACGAGTTGCGCAGCACGTGGCGCACGATGACGGAGCGGTTGCTCATGCCCTTGGCGCGTGCGGTGCGTACGTAATCCTCGGCGATGTTCGAGGAGACTTCGGAACGCGTGAGCCTGATGATATAGGCCATCGAAACGGAACCGAGCACTACGGCCGGCATCAGCAAATCGAGGAAACCGGGATCATTGCCCGCGGTGACCGGCAGCAGACGCCATTTGACACCGAGGAAATACTGAGCCAGGAAACCGGTGACGAAGGTCGGCACGGAAATCAGAAGCAGGGAGACGATAAGAATGACGGAATCGTACCACTTCCCCTTTTTCAGGCCCGAAATGATACCGAAGACCACGCCGAAAACGGCTTCGAAGACGAACGCCATCAGCGCCAGCTTGATCGTGACCGGGAAGGCCCGGCCGATCTCGCTGATAACCGGCTGACCGGCGAACGTGTTGCCGAAATTGAGTGTCAGCGCGTTCTTCAGGAACAGCAGATACTGGATGATGAATGGCTTGTCAAGGTTATATTCCGCGCGAATCTGGGCTGCGACCGCAGCATTGACTGGCTTGTCGCCGAACATCGCCTTCACCGGGTCGCCGGGAAGCGCGAAAACAAGGGCGTAGACCAACAATGTTGTGCCGAGAACCACGGGGATCATCTGCAGGATACGGCGCAGAAGATACTTGCCCATCGGTTAACTCCTTATTTTCCTAAGCCGAGGATCTGCCAAATGGCTTGAAAGCACTGATAACCCTTTCGGCTTTTAGACATATGCCTGTAAGTGTAGCGCAGACACAAGTCAAGAATGTTTAAAAAATGTGAAGGTGATGTCATTGCGAGATCACCTTCACACGGATTTTCCTTTTATTTCAAAGCGAAACAGACCTATGGTTATTTATGCAATTGGCTGTATACCGGCATATTCTCCCAATCGGCCACCAGGCCTTTCAGCTTCTTGGAAGCCACGCCGTGAGCATTGTCATAATACATGGGAATCGCCGGAAGGTCATTCAGGAGGATTTCCTGCGACTGGCTGTAGATGGCGTTGGCTGCGTCGGTGGAAGGCGCCGCGTAGGCCTGATCCATCAGCGCATCGAATTTCTGGTTGCTGTAGTCCCCGTCGTTGGAACCGTTGCCGTGGGCCGCGGCGGAATCATATTCCTGGAACAGGTAGTTCTCGGCCGAAGGGTAATCAGGCTGCCAGCCGGAACGGAAGCCGCCTTTGATGCTGCGCTTGTCGACGGCGTTGCGGAATTCCTGGAAGGTCGGCATCGGGTCGGCGGAGGCGTCGATACCCAGGGTGTTCTTGATGGAATTGATCATGGCGTCGTAAATGGCCTTGTTGCCGCCGTCAGTGTTGTAGGAGATCGTGAATTTGTCATTGTCCTTGGAAATGGCATTGGCCTTGGCCCAAAGCTCCTTGGCCTGGGCTGCGTTGTAGACGAGGTTATCTTTGCCCTTAAGATCCTTGGAGAATCCCGGGGTCTTGGGTGAGGTGAAATCGACCGGCTGGGTGCCCGTGCCGTTGAGTACCTTCTTGATGATCCCCTTTCGATCGATGGCCTTGGAAATGGCCTGACGGCGCAGCGTGCCTTCCTCGGTGCCCGAAACGAAATGCGGCAGGTTCGAAGGAATGGTGAACATCTGGATCACCGAACCGGCCTGATTGTAGGCCTGCAGGTTCGCATCGGTCTGGAAGCTCTTGGTGTCGGCGGTAGGTACGGTATCGAGTACATCGAGGTTGCCTCCCTGCACATCGGCGTAAGCGGAGTCCACCTTGGTGTAAATCTTGAACGTGACACCGTCGTTCTTCGGCTTCACATTACCCTTGTACAGGTTGTTGCGAACCAGACGGATTTCGGTGTTATGGTTCCAGCTTTCCAGCTTGTACGGGCCGTTGCCCAAAGGAGCGTTGCCGAACGCCTTGGGATTCTTATAGAAGCTTTCCGGCAACGGCGCGAAGGCGAGGTAGCCGACCTTGATGGGGAACGTCGCGTCCGGCTTCGACATCGTGACGGTGAAGGTCGTATCGTCGACGTCCTTGAGACCGGCGAGCTGCTCGTCACCTTTGAGGCTACCGACCTTCTGCAGGTCGTCATAGCCCTGGATGGTGGAGAAGAAGGACGAGCACTTCTGCGCGTTCTTCACATTGGCGACATAGCTCCACGCCTTCGTGAAGGACTTCGAGGTCACCGGCGTGCCGTCGCTGAACTTCCAGCCCGGCTTGAGCTTGACGGTATATTGCGTCGAGTTCGCGTTGCCTTCGATCGATTGGGCCACCTCGTTGGAAGCCTTGCCCTTGGCATCGAAAGAGACCAGCCCCGCAAAAATCAGGGAATCCGGGCGGTTGCCGCCGGATTCGTTGGTGTTACCTGGTATCAGCGGGTTCTGCGGCTCCGTGTCGAATGCCGTGATGACGCTTTTCGAGTCCTTTTGCCCG
This genomic stretch from Bifidobacterium sp. ESL0690 harbors:
- a CDS encoding DUF3159 domain-containing protein; this translates as MTETKKRQGFAALAAAGNGEDFSVIDAIGGIRGVVESMLPGFVFVVMFVITSDLKMTIIVSAVLAVLLVVVRLFQRQTVLGALAGLISIAICLIWAWNTHEARNYYMYGFLTNSIYIVVLVITLAIRVPGVGFLVEFIRSLPTEHFRAWLADWRGDRKLMRAYDIVTAMWVGVFALRLVVQVPLYLTNHVTWLGTTRLLMGLPFWALAIWVSYLLIADPMRHHPKFKSEDSDGEDDDDDAVVVDASAEANDGKADIDASVHTKNEGIAGDAEATTVTDTMN
- a CDS encoding DUF3710 domain-containing protein; the encoded protein is MGLFGFGKKKHNKDDDEAEEKAKDTEAKDEDSAAEAEDNGTDADEDAAKDSESAESEDTETDSDEDEDADEDAADEHKVPDEPREEYPDRGELYGPWDIEEEEAPNYDEYLDMGAYYLPFMPGIELRVKANRASGQVLGCTISYKTSSLEIEALAAPKTLSLWDGVREDLLAANPKASKEPGIFGTEIKLPVVVKGGKKLITRIVGVDGPRWMLRGIFSGRAATHPESPETKALNQFFSDIVVDRGEEPLAPRDVIPMHAPVSPEERRKADEAAAEAEKDDKGHKIPKRIKGPFVADQQTEVQTTISRGPMFSELR
- a CDS encoding exodeoxyribonuclease III, with protein sequence MSITVTTSNLNGIRAAKRKGVLDWADANTPDIWCMQEVRAPQEEIDPIFDAMAKGYEKAGKVDAADGLGRMDEVCRIKGRAGVGLLSDLKIEEQRYGLMDLSDDVDSGRWIEADITTPKGMKLTVASVYVHAGNTDDPNKMTQKYRFLDRMLERMEQLRDEAEKGGRQALLCGDMNIAHTPLDIKNAKANEKHSGFLPAERAYVDKWLDPAQCGFVDVMRNLAGDVQGPYTWWSQRGRAFDNNVGWRIDYQLATPGLAQKAVSFDIDRAPSYDTRWSDHAPLSVVYKI
- a CDS encoding ABC transporter ATP-binding protein — encoded protein: MSEMNSENEKNDKLFEMQKEQGPILEVKDLKVDFTTGDKRAVHAVRDASFNVYPGQWVAIVGESGSGKSTSAMAVLGLLPGTGHVVGGSIKLEGEEISHYTRKQYEQILGDKMGLVPQDPMSNLNPVWRIGTQVEEALKANHMDISHEKRSKLAKALAGGEVAVKSEDDETFIGSKELPDLLKAAQAALAEAGVSDDKAKKKMDYFTAEWVPGSETRWRVADDLIKAGVSDDKAWGIAKQYVLGSTMTDRIAGLLQEAGLPDAATRARQYPHEFSGGMLQRALIAIGLACRPDLLIADEPTSALDVTVQKRILDHLHTLTDELGTAVLFITHDLGLAAERAQHIVVMYKGQVVESGPSLEVLQHPQHPYTKRLVAAAPSLASQRIISAKEHGENADSLMEHHVKGEETLEKSEHIITVSHLTKEFKLPRKKEMFKAVDDVSFSVKRGTTLAIVGESGSGKSTVANMVLKLLKPTSGTVTYEGKDISEFEGKSLLDFRRHVQPVFQNPYGSLDPMYSIYRSIEEPLRIHKIGDKKSREKRVRELLDLVKMPQSVMQRYPNELSGGQRQRIAVARAMALNPDVIVCDEAVSALDVLVQDQVLRLLNDLQAERGLSYLFITHDLAVVRQIADEVVVMQKGKLVEHATTDEVFDHPQKQYTKDLLDAIPGGHLKLGLD
- a CDS encoding ABC transporter permease — translated: MSDKNSETTMANSRVLPGQERYVAPADAVKLQDVDSVDESAPATSMWADAWRTLRKNPLFIVAAILILCVIFVALFPGVFTRQNPNFCQLEHSLDKSSPGHPFGYDTQGCDVFTRTVYGTRTSLSVGILTTLLVMVVGSLIGALAGFFGGWIDAVLSRFTDIFMAIPLLLGAIVVLQMFRTSGSVWKIVLVLTLFGWTQTARISRGAVMETKNLEFNTASTALGSTPWRNLMRHILPNSMASIIVVTTTSLGTYIVSEATLSFLGIGLPSTTVSWGGDISNAQTILRTDPSVLFYPSAALAITVLAFIMMGDAVKDALDPKSRTA
- a CDS encoding ABC transporter permease translates to MGKYLLRRILQMIPVVLGTTLLVYALVFALPGDPVKAMFGDKPVNAAVAAQIRAEYNLDKPFIIQYLLFLKNALTLNFGNTFAGQPVISEIGRAFPVTIKLALMAFVFEAVFGVVFGIISGLKKGKWYDSVILIVSLLLISVPTFVTGFLAQYFLGVKWRLLPVTAGNDPGFLDLLMPAVVLGSVSMAYIIRLTRSEVSSNIAEDYVRTARAKGMSNRSVIVRHVLRNSLIPVVTYLGQDLGALMSGAMISETIFNVHGIGFLTYQSILKGESNMVVSIVTLLTLIFVVCNLIVDMLYAALDPRIRYA
- a CDS encoding ABC transporter substrate-binding protein, with translation MKRRLLAVSAVLCSMGMLLAGCGANGGSDSGQKDSKSVITAFDTEPQNPLIPGNTNESGGNRPDSLIFAGLVSFDAKGKASNEVAQSIEGNANSTQYTVKLKPGWKFSDGTPVTSKSFTKAWSYVANVKNAQKCSSFFSTIQGYDDLQKVGSLKGDEQLAGLKDVDDTTFTVTMSKPDATFPIKVGYLAFAPLPESFYKNPKAFGNAPLGNGPYKLESWNHNTEIRLVRNNLYKGNVKPKNDGVTFKIYTKVDSAYADVQGGNLDVLDTVPTADTKSFQTDANLQAYNQAGSVIQMFTIPSNLPHFVSGTEEGTLRRQAISKAIDRKGIIKKVLNGTGTQPVDFTSPKTPGFSKDLKGKDNLVYNAAQAKELWAKANAISKDNDKFTISYNTDGGNKAIYDAMINSIKNTLGIDASADPMPTFQEFRNAVDKRSIKGGFRSGWQPDYPSAENYLFQEYDSAAAHGNGSNDGDYSNQKFDALMDQAYAAPSTDAANAIYSQSQEILLNDLPAIPMYYDNAHGVASKKLKGLVADWENMPVYSQLHK